From a single Carassius carassius chromosome 8, fCarCar2.1, whole genome shotgun sequence genomic region:
- the LOC132145512 gene encoding eIF5-mimic protein 1 isoform X1, translated as MNTGKPQKPVLTGQRFKTRKRDEKEKFEPTVFRDTIVQGLNEAGGDLDAVAKFLDVTGSRLDYRRYADTLFDILMAGSMLAPGGTRIDDGDKTKVTEHCMFRTEENHTAVRSYAQVFNKLIRRYKYLEKAFEEEIKKLLLFLKAFTESEQTKLAMLTGILLANGTLLPPILTSLFSDNLVKEGISASFAVKMFKAWIAEKDANAVTSSLRKANLDKKLLELFPANKQNVEHFSKYFTEAGLKELSDFLRTQQSLGTRKELQKELQERLSQQCPIREIVVYVKEEMKKNDLQEQAVIGLLWSCLMNAVEWNKKEELVTEQALKHLKAQYQHLDFKISH; from the exons ATGAATACCGGTAAGCCACAGAAGCCAGTGCTTACAGGCCAGCGGTTTAAGACCAGGAAAAGGG ATGAAAAGGAGAAGTTTGAGCCTACGGTTTTCCGAGACACTATTGTTCAAGGCCTCAACGAAGCAGGTGGTGATCTTGATGCTGTAGCCAAGTTTCTGGATGTCACTGGGTCGAGACTAGACTACCGCCGCTATGCCGACACCCTGTTTGACATCCTCATGGCTGGGAGCATGCTTG CTCCCGGGGGAACACGCATTGACGATGGGGACAAGACCAAGGTGACGGAGCACTGCATGTTCAGGACGGAGGAAAACCACACTGCTGTTCGCAGCTATGCTCAG GTTTTCAATAAACTTATCAGAAGGTACAAATATCTGGAGAAGGCCTTTGAGGAGGAAATCAAAAAG CTTCTTCTCTTCCTGAAGGCCTTCACTGAGTCTGAGCAGACCAAACTAGCCATGCTAACAGGCATCCTGTTGGCCAACGGCACTCTGCTGCCACCTATCCTCACCAGCCTCTTCAGCGATAACCTGGTCAAAGAAG GAATATCAGCCTCTTTTGCGGTGAAGATGTTCAAAGCTTGGATAGCAGAGAAGGACGCCAATGCGGTGACATCTTCCCTTAGAAAAGCCAACCTGGATAAGAAGCTCCTG GAACTCTTCCCTGCCAATAAGCAGAATGTGGAGCACTTCTCAAAGTACTTCACTGAGGCAGGACTGAAGGAGCTGTCAGACTTCCTGCGCACGCAGCAGTCTCTGGGCACACGCAAGGAGCTTCAGAAAGAGCTGCAGGAGCGCCTGTCGCAGCAGTGTCCCATCAGAGAG ATCGTGGTGTATGTGAAAGAGGAGATGAAGAAGAATGATCTTCAGGAGCAGGCTGTGATTGGCTTACTGTGGAGCTGCCTCATGAATGCTGTTGAATGGAATAAGAAAGAGGAGCTGGTCACTGAGCAGGCCCTAAAACACCTGAAGGCACAGTATCAACACCTAGACTTTAAAATCTCACACTGA
- the LOC132145512 gene encoding eIF5-mimic protein 1 isoform X2 — translation MNTGKPQKPVLTGQRFKTRKRDEKEKFEPTVFRDTIVQGLNEAGGDLDAVAKFLDVTGSRLDYRRYADTLFDILMAGSMLAPGGTRIDDGDKTKVTEHCMFRTEENHTAVRSYAQVFNKLIRRYKYLEKAFEEEIKKLLLFLKAFTESEQTKLAMLTGILLANGTLLPPILTSLFSDNLVKEGISASFAVKMFKAWIAEKDANAVTSSLRKANLDKKLLELFPANKQNVEHFSKYFTEAGLKELSDFLRTQQSLGTRKELQKELQERLSQQCPIREIVVYVKEEMKKNDLQEQAVIGLLWSCLMNAVEWNKKEELVTEQALKHLKHYAPLLAVFSTQGQSELVLLLKIQEYCYDNIHFMKSFSKIVVLFYKADVLSEEAILKWYKDAHAAKGKSVFLEQMKKFVEWLHNAEEESESEGEDD, via the exons ATGAATACCGGTAAGCCACAGAAGCCAGTGCTTACAGGCCAGCGGTTTAAGACCAGGAAAAGGG ATGAAAAGGAGAAGTTTGAGCCTACGGTTTTCCGAGACACTATTGTTCAAGGCCTCAACGAAGCAGGTGGTGATCTTGATGCTGTAGCCAAGTTTCTGGATGTCACTGGGTCGAGACTAGACTACCGCCGCTATGCCGACACCCTGTTTGACATCCTCATGGCTGGGAGCATGCTTG CTCCCGGGGGAACACGCATTGACGATGGGGACAAGACCAAGGTGACGGAGCACTGCATGTTCAGGACGGAGGAAAACCACACTGCTGTTCGCAGCTATGCTCAG GTTTTCAATAAACTTATCAGAAGGTACAAATATCTGGAGAAGGCCTTTGAGGAGGAAATCAAAAAG CTTCTTCTCTTCCTGAAGGCCTTCACTGAGTCTGAGCAGACCAAACTAGCCATGCTAACAGGCATCCTGTTGGCCAACGGCACTCTGCTGCCACCTATCCTCACCAGCCTCTTCAGCGATAACCTGGTCAAAGAAG GAATATCAGCCTCTTTTGCGGTGAAGATGTTCAAAGCTTGGATAGCAGAGAAGGACGCCAATGCGGTGACATCTTCCCTTAGAAAAGCCAACCTGGATAAGAAGCTCCTG GAACTCTTCCCTGCCAATAAGCAGAATGTGGAGCACTTCTCAAAGTACTTCACTGAGGCAGGACTGAAGGAGCTGTCAGACTTCCTGCGCACGCAGCAGTCTCTGGGCACACGCAAGGAGCTTCAGAAAGAGCTGCAGGAGCGCCTGTCGCAGCAGTGTCCCATCAGAGAG ATCGTGGTGTATGTGAAAGAGGAGATGAAGAAGAATGATCTTCAGGAGCAGGCTGTGATTGGCTTACTGTGGAGCTGCCTCATGAATGCTGTTGAATGGAATAAGAAAGAGGAGCTGGTCACTGAGCAGGCCCTAAAACACCTGAAG CACTATGCACCTCTCCTGGCTGTGTTCAGTACTCAGGGCCAATCAGAGCTGGTCTTGCTGCTCAAGATTCAGGAGTACTGCTACGACAACATCCACTTCATGAAATCCTTCTCCAAAATAGTGGTGCTCTTCTACAAAG CTGATGTCCTTAGTGAGGAAGCTATTTTGAAATGGTACAAAGACGCCCATGCTGCCAAAGGGAAAAGTGTGTTTTTGGAGCAAATGAAGAAATTTGTGGAGTGGCTTCACAATGCGGAGGAAG AGTCTGAGTCAGAGGGGGAAGACGACTAA